One Fusarium poae strain DAOMC 252244 chromosome 4, whole genome shotgun sequence DNA window includes the following coding sequences:
- a CDS encoding hypothetical protein (BUSCO:14334at5125), whose translation MMTSAVRPSSQLSISGSGTATMATSRLQPLTYDGGDLRIVLVPTSDDGRDASPNDNLDYEVDRRFSSDSYRSYRAPDQSIPTHPIPSLQDAFAESLDEVTRDENGPGKPKLRELDAQGRRAKLLEQDPEDEPFDTLWRYRPGQQQHEMYKLISQITFGVYLLLNSLAADNSQVVTILQGHIDEVDEFLEVMLEDFSQAHKDLTERISHLQLPMANRQAFENMLEDRAFRAKILAGNVKIDHILARTNAVMKQWDDDIDAGLRSSEAFMEWLNEHKDTRWSEEDPDLESIYRAMKGNADGWLNTFDDLNNQAQDLNGLVIKLMTIVAEMEKTAGEVSRKTWATIPPFTIPTNLPKTEDQRISLLPNKANHRSMMSVAPSIRSFDSRDADINTLSDFPLPGGPPLLLPTTTYHRASFKPSPNLSASSSSPRPNISSNVSSSSSGPNLTATTPSGATTPRASVVDDTKQTDKEHDDSDTHSGFDDGPLYILQPKVYTPKTTSPAIMRPDTPPSDDDTKRRTITPSIHIPPPQSHHKAQDEQPTQRRTLTQSVQDAMGLQKRTSLRQRVSLKRTPPESIQIPPRNFAEAQPARQSTANTTHLAIRPQTTEHANISGLEVQQPHRLPRATSYADFSAPKLPPIMPSPHSEYQQTYHPVRASPHSPLQQRPHTAGPADQYHPSGFFQGHQRNQPSRMGGMSTLSSVTSATNDDAATVTSRATTQAGGKRLKKKKSAFGWLKKAFSLDEDEKAEYEARKAMQYQNQYYDGQSPKFLDGKRIR comes from the exons ATGATGACCTCGGCCGTAAGGCCCTCGTCACAACTGTCTATTTCGGGCAGTGGCACCGCCACCATGGCCACCAGCAGACTTCAGCCGTTGACATATGACGGCGGCGATCTACGAATTGTTTTGGTACCAACCTCCGATGATGGCCGCGATGCCTCACCAAATGACAATCTAGACTACGAGGTCGACCGACGATTTTCCTCCGATAGTTACAGGTCTTACAGAGCACCAGACCAATCCATCCCCACACATCCCATTCCTTCCTTGCAAGATGCTTTCGCCGAATCTTTAGACGAGGTCACACGCGACGAGAATGGACCTGGGAAGCCAAAGCTCAGAGAGCTTGACGCACAAGGTCGTCGAGCGAAATTGCTGGAACAAGACCCCGAAGACGAACCATTCGACACATTATGGCGTTATCGACCGGGACAACAGCAACACGAAATGTACAAGCTCATCTCGCAAATTACTTTCGGAGTATatctcctcctcaacagcTTGGCCGCCGATAATTCCCAGGTCGTGACCATCCTTCAAGGCCACATCGATGAAGTGGACGAGTTTCTCGAAGTAATGCTGGAGGACTTTTCTCAAGCCCACAAGGACCTCACTGAGCGTAtttctcatcttcaactcCCCATGGCCAACAGACAAGCTTTCGAGAACATGCTTGAAGATCGAGCATTCCGAGCAAAGATTCTTGCTGGAAATGTTAAAATTGACCATATTCTCGCCCGAACAAACGCCGTCATGAAGCAGTGGGATGACGATATTGATGCGGGACTTCGTTCTAGTGAAGCTTTCATGGAGTGGCTTAACGAACACAAGGATACCAGGTGGTCCGAAGAAGATCCTGATCTCGAGAGCATTTATCGCGCGATGAAGGGCAACGCTGATGGATGGCTCAATACTTTTGATGACTTGAACAACCAAGCACAAGATTTGAACGGTTTGGTAATTAAACTCATGACGATCGTGGCTGAGATGGAGAAGACAGCTGGTGAGGTCAGCCGAAAGACCTGG GCAACAATTCCTCCTTTTACTATTCCGACGAATCTACCAAAAACTGAAGATCAACGCATTTCTTTGCTCCCAAACAAGGCAAACCATAGATCCATGATGAGCGTGGCCCCAAGCATCCGCAGCTTCGACTCTCGCGATGCCGATATCAATACCCTGAGCGATTTCCCTCTGCCGGGAGGTCCTCCATTATTACTACCCACCACCACATACCACCGTGCCAGTTTCAAACCTTCGCCGAATTTGAGTgcatcttcttcctctccgcGTCCGAATATCAGCTCCAACgtatcatcttcatcttctgggCCCAATCTTACTGCCACCACACCTTCTGGCGCGACTACTCCCAGGGCTTCCGTTGTAGATGACACAAAGCAAACAGACAAGGAACATGATGACAGTGATACGCACAGCGGATTTGATGATGGGCCATTGTATATCCTTCAACCCAAGGTTTACACCCCAAAAACTACCTCACCTGCAATAATGCGTCCTGACACGCCCCCTTCTGATGATGATACTAAACGACGAACGATCACACCTTCGATACATATTCCCCCACCTCAATCACATCACAAGGCTCAGGACGAACAACCAACGCAAAGGCGAACACTCACTCAGTCTGTCCAGGATGCTATGGGATTGCAAAAGCGGACTTCACTACGACAACGCGTCTCACTGAAGAGGACCCCTCCCGAATCTATTCAGATCCCCCCGCGAAACTTCGCAGAGGCGCAACCCGCCCGGCAGTCCACTGCTAACACAACGCATCTCGCCATAAGACCACAGACAACAGAACATGCAAATATCTCTGGCCTTGAAGTTCAACAGCCTCACAGGTTACCACGTGCTACCTCTTATGCAGACTTTTCAGCTCCAAAGCTTCCTCCTATCATGCCTTCGCCTCACTCCGAGTACCAGCAGACCTATCATCCCGTTCGCGCATCGCCTCACTCGCCACTGCAGCAAAGACCTCACACTGCTGGCCCAGCTGACCAATATCACCCGTCGGGTTTCTTCCAAGGCCACCAGCGTAATCAACCCTCTCGAATGGGAGGCATGAGTACCCTCAGCAGCGTCACTTCGGCCACCAACGACGACGCTGCCACTGTGACTTCCCGGGCTACAACTCAGGCTGGAGGCAAGCGActtaaaaagaagaagagtgcATTTGGATGGCTTAAGAAGGCATTCAGCCTCGACGAAGATGAAAAGGCAGAGTACGAGGCACGAAAGGCTATGCAGTACCAGAATCAGTACTACGATGGTCAGAGTCCCAAGTTCTTGGATGGAAAGAGGATTCGATAA
- a CDS encoding hypothetical protein (BUSCO:29646at5125), translated as MSSSTNENLLNSELESFRQKWLSDLKTRNEHPEPPAETSAAGGSSSSRRPHHGPISSLPHRPGPVPADDGEDEEDDVQSPSFDREEPALTHPTQEAHHDRKGKKLVSALDHFEEAMHKEGQGNMGDSLKLYRKAYRLDNGVDRRYREKHFPQKSAPRPVSPTATKASAPASSPTSTPEAPQPPKPEEPVESKPLPIGELIASFAGLKIEPAPPPVEGMPEPPCPLADLPDEILIHILRDIAIADVGDFARLSRVCRRLAYLVASEQRIWRRVALGSEVGFASQLYRFEKGVEWDELPEDEQEGPEIQDGFVVSPSELAQRRKDANIAFTESLTPSVYPTWKTLFRSRPRIRFNGCYISTVNYVRTGQASTNQPTWGSPIHIVTYYRYLRFFRDGTLISLLTTNEPADVVHHLTRDELNVHRGAAQPHLPSAVMALALRGRWRLSSAADKDDPATIDLPVSTAAGSHDRDRDPEGDVFIETEGVGSKYMYRMDLSLRSAGKGARNNKLMWRGFYSYNKLTDDWAEFRLKNDKPYFFSRVKSYGFGE; from the exons atgtcatcatcaacaaacgAAAACTTGTTAAACTCGGAACTCGAGTCTTTTCGACAGAAATGGCTCTCAGATCTCAAGACCAGAAACGAACATCCAGAGCCACCCGCTGAGACATCCGCAGCGGGAGGGTCGTCCTCATCAAGACGACCTCATCATGGTCCCATCTCATCGCTGCCTCACAGGCCTGGTCCTGTACCAGCGGATGAcggtgaagatgaagaggatgatgtcCAGAGCCCTTCTTTTGATCGGGAGGAACCTGCTTTGACACATCCAACTCAGGAAGCCCATCATGATCGCAAGGGAAAGAAGCTTGTTTCTGCCCTTGATCATTTTGAGGAGGCGATGCATAAAGAAGGACAGGGTAATATGGGCGATAGTCTCAAACTTTACCGCAAGGCCTACCGC CTCGATAATGGTGTTGATCGGAGATATCGTGAGAAGCACTTCCCTCAAAAGTCAGCTCCACGACCTGTTTCGCCCACAGCTACCAAAGCATCTGCCCCAGCATCTTCCCCAACAAGTACGCCAGAGGCACCACAACCCCCCAAACCAGAGGAACCTGTAGAGTCAAAGCCTCTACCAATAGGTGAACTCATTGCCAGTTTCGCCGGTTTGAAGATTGAGCCAGCTCCGCCTCCGGTTGAGGGTATGCCAGAGCCGCCCTGCCCTCTGGCCGATCTACCTGATGAAATTCTTATTCACATCCTCCGTGACATCGCTATCGCAGATGTTGGAGATTTTGCTCGGCTATCCCGCGTGTGTAGGCGCCTAGCCTACCTGGTTGCTTCAGAACAGCGTATCTGGCGCCGTGTGGCTCTTGGTTCAGAAGTTGGCTTCGCCTCTCAACTGTACCGCTTCGAGAAGGGAGTTGAGTGGGATGAATTACCAGAAGACGAGCAAGAAGGCCCAGAGATCCAAGATGGCTTTGTCGTAAGCCCCTCTGAGCTTGCGCAGCGCAGAAAAGATGCCAATATCGCTTTCACCGAGTCTTTAACGCCATCTGTGTACCCTACTTGGAAGACACTCTTCCGATCACGACCACGAATCCGCTTCAATGGTTGCTACATCTCCACTGTCAACTATGTTCGCACCGGACAAGCCTCAACGAATCAGCCTACATGGGGCAGTCCGATTCATATCGTGACTTACTACCGTTATCTCCGCTTCTTCCGAGATGGTACTCTTATCAGTCTTCTCACCACCAACGAACCTGCGGACGTGGTGCATCATCTCACACGCGACGAACTCAACGTGCATCGTGGCGCTGCGCAACCTCATCTACCATCGGCTGTGATGGCCCTCGCTCTCCGCGGCCGATGGCGTCTATCATCCGCTGCCGACAAGGATGATCCAGCAACTATAGATCTTCCAGTGTCGACAGCTGCAGGCTCACATGATCGAGATCGTGATCCAGAAGGTGACGTCTTTATCGAGACCGAGGGCGTTGGGTCCAAATACATGTACCGAATGGACCTCTCGCTTCGAAGCGCCGGCAAAGGTGCCCGTAATAACAAACTCATGTGGCGTGGTTTCTACAGCTACAATAAGCTTACAGATGACTGGGCCGAGTTTCGCTTGAAGAACGACAAGCCCTACTTCTTTAGCCGTGTCAAGAGCTATGGGTTTGGAGAATAG
- a CDS encoding hypothetical protein (MEROPS:MER0017193): MDRAFYTATLDNVSIAYTDTRSEGNEKGVIVLIHGFPQTSYQFRKVIGPISSAGYRVITPDYRGAGYSHRTQTGFTKTEMASDILGLLDRLSIKDPVHIVGHDIGGMIAYAFASRYADRTASVIWGECPLPGTQAHEDTWKVHGVLHFHFWFHQVLDLPEALVSGREEIYLGHFYDKLSYNSSAISQQDLDYYVKMFSRPGALRCGFNMYRAFGKDSEENREWVAKHGKCRVRALGLNGGECQFSQVAEQMMEEVHEKGTFSVASVPKSGHWIAEENPVEFVRAVVEFVGKE, translated from the exons ATGGATCGTGCCTTTTATACTGCCACTCTTGACAATGTCAGTATCGCTTACACTGATACCCGCTCTGAAGGTAATGAGAAGGGTGTTATAGTCCTGATACATGGCTTCCCCCAAACTTCGTATCAATTCCGTAAAGTGATCGGTCCTATCTCCTCAGCAGG GTACCGTGTTATTACACCAGATTACCGTGGAGCCGGTTACTCGCACAGGACACAGACAGGTTTCACCAAGACTGAAATGGCATCTGATATCCTGGGGCTTCTTGATCGCCTCTCTATCAAAGACCCAGTCCATATTGTCGGCCATGATATCGGCGGTATGATAGCCTATGCTTTTGCTTCACGATACGCCGACCGTACAGCCTCTGTAATATGGGGAGAATGCCCCTTGCCCGGTACTCAAGCCCACGAAGACACATGGAAGGTCCACGGAGTTCTTCACTTTCACTTCTGGTTCCATCAAGTTCTCGACCTCCCTGAAGCTCTCGTTTCAGGCAGGGAGGAGATCTATCTTGGTCACTTCTATGATAAGCTGTCATACAACTCGTCGGCGATCAGCCAACAAGACTTGGACTACTATGTCAAAATGTTTAGTCGTCCAGGAGCTTTGCGCTGTGGATTCAACATGTACAGAGCATTTGGGAAAGACTCGGAAGAGAACCGAGAGTGGGTTGCCAAACATGGGAAGTGTAGAGTACGAGCATTAGGTCTCAACGGTGGAGAGTGTCAGTTTAGTCAAGTAGCAGAGCAGATGATGGAGGAAGTTCACGAAAAGGGAACGTTTAGTGTTGCATCGGTTCCAAAGAGTGGACATTGGATCGCAGAAGAGAACCCTGTCGAGTTTGTACGAGCCGTTGTTGAATTCGTTGGAAAGGAGTGA